A stretch of Podospora bellae-mahoneyi strain CBS 112042 chromosome 5, whole genome shotgun sequence DNA encodes these proteins:
- a CDS encoding hypothetical protein (EggNog:ENOG503P0QR) has translation MLISMPSPRQLITILSAALASLLILSLIIPSSRDTVRDLVREKLPGVDNKPSSNNEEKRPKYKPTPTYTPPPVKENFPLLATSTPPPIPKWNVPPPDLHKEYDLPVAPPLLIGFTRTWPLLQQAVVSYITAGWPPSQIYVVENTGVQQSNVRGQLSLQNPFYLNHAALKKLGVNVVTTPTLLSFAQMQNFFLSLTYTHKWPYYFWSHMDVVAYAYEDGKPGLSGKYNEKNYKSLYELALVALKEAREKDDRWGIRFFAYDHLALVNPAAFEDVGGWDTHIPYYMTDCDMHSKLIMRNWTQKDAKAGIITDVASALADLSVLYRLEGGPEPSFVDPNPPPPKKEEKEKKGKSRIKRVGYGEDGGPLPADRDKREEDPNWRKWRNLVITADKQFQHKHGDRERNTWQLGQQGGKGEPFYYPAVGLAKSIELMTETGREVFRQKWGHRGCDLVSGAKLKYDDAWMVEKDW, from the exons ATGCTCATCTCCATGCCCAGTCCCCGCcagctcatcaccatcctctccgccgccctcgccagtCTCCTCATCCTaagcctcatcatcccctcaAGCCGCGACACCGTCCGCGATCTCGTCCGCGAAAAGCTCCCCGGCGTCGAcaacaaaccctcctccaacaacgaaGAAAAGAGACCCAAATACAAACCCACACCAACAtacactcctcctccagtaAAAGAAaacttccccctcctcgcgaCATCCACCCCGCCCCCGATCCCGAAATGGAACGTTCCTCCCCCCGACCTGCACAAGGAATATGACCTCCCCGTCGCGCCCCCCCTCTTGATCGGATTCACACGCACCTGGCCTCTGCTCCAACAAGCTGTGGTATCTTACATCACTGCCGGCTGGCCCCCAAGCCAGATCTATGTTGTTGAAAACACGGGGGTCCAACAGTCGAATGTCAGGGGTCAACTCTCGCTTCAAAACCCCTTTTACCTCAACCACGCCGCGTTGAAGAAACTGGGCGTCAACGTCGTCACCACTCCGACACTTTTGTCTTTTGCCCAGATGCAGAATTTTTTCTTGAGTTTGACATACACCCACAAATGGCCTTACTACTTTTGGTCGCACATGGACGTCGTAGCCTACGCCTATGAAGACGGGAAGCCCGGTCTGAGCGGGAAATACAACGAGAAGAACTACAAATCCCTGTACGAACTCGCTCTTGTTGCGCTGAAGGAAGCAAGAGAGAAGGATGATAGGTGGGGAATCAGGTTTTTTGCTTATGACCATCTCGCGCTGGTGAACCCAGCTGCGTTTGAGGATGTAGGAGGATGGGATACGCATATCCCTTATTACATGACTGATTGTGATATGCACTCCAAGTTGATTATGAGGAACTGGACGCAGAAGGATGCCAAGGCGGGTATTATCACCGATGTGGCGAGCGCGCTGGCGGATTTGAGTGTTTTGTATAGACTGGAGGGGGGGCCGGAGCCGAGTTTTGTTGATCCAAATCCGCCTCcgccgaagaaggaggaaaaggagaagaaggggaagagtAGGATTAAGAGGGTGGGttatggggaggatggggggccGTTGCCGGCGGATAGAGataagagggaggaggatccGAAttggaggaagtggaggaaTTTGGTTATTACGGCTGATAAGCAGTTTC AACATAAACATGGGGATAGGGAGAGGAATACTTGGCAACTTGGGCAGcagggtgggaagggggagccGTTTTATTATCCGGCCGTTGGGTTGGCAAAGTCGATTGAGCTGATGAcggagacggggagggaggttttcAGGCAGAAGTGGGGACATAGAGGGTGTGATTTGGTTTCGGGGGCTAAGTTGAAGTATGATGATGCTtggatggtggagaaggaTTGGTAA
- a CDS encoding hypothetical protein (EggNog:ENOG503P9QR), with amino-acid sequence MRQIIDHLHACPVHQPHHQIFSTELKNVLRYRIAPTEARVPSNKSQPQPPDALRDAYLSFRPFHLVITGHHRYPYISYRDNSPGVHHKTRTFPDGQLNSTTPFLPRATRQGFWLLGKRRPAVPRVLPTLSASLDSTYTPRPDDAQTTRLVSQPPPNSLSNHLNLFALFIVSRAAAPQHPVSCCSPVAPPCNRPLTSSSSSGLLAKHFDDLCHCKVSQTAAQQPGTCVGSPLPSLPFALLGRPPRLSHHNKDADPFHQSLTKQIKQQRETESLLCVPRGFIFLSCLFYSSSPLQHHTRNVVSTGLTKRHERPVIHARPQPPRTRRKHQRDGPEQPLMDDGHRHRR; translated from the exons ATGCGACAAATCATTGATCATTTGCACG CGTGTCCTgtccaccaaccccaccatcaaatcTTCAGCACCGAGTTAAAAAACGTTCTCCGATATCGAATTGCGCCGACCGAAGCCCGTGTTCCGTCGAATAAGTcgcagccacagccaccGGACGCATTGAGAGACGCCTACCTATCTTTTCGGCCCTTTCACCTTGTTATCACCGGTCACCACCGATATCCATACATATCATATCGCGACAATTCCCCTGGTGTCCACCACAAGACTCGAACATTCCCAGACGGGCAGCTCAATTCCACAACTCCGTTTTTACCCCGCGCAACAAGGCAGGGATTTTGGCTTTTGGGGAAACGTCGCCCTGCTGTACCCCGCGTTTTGCCCACCCTCTCTGCCTCTCTGGACAGCACTTATACCCCGCGACCTGACGACGCACAAACAACGCGCCTTGTCAGCCAGcctcccccaaactcctTGAGCAATCATCTCAACCTTTTCGCCCTTTTTATTGTGTCTCGGGCAGCCGCCCCTCAGCACCCAGTGAGTTGTTGCTCTCCTGTCGCCCCGCCCTGCAACCGTCCTctgacctcctcttcatcttcaggTCTGCTGGCCAAGCATTTTGATGACTTGTGTCACTGTAAAGTCAGTCAGACGGCAGCCCAACAACCAGGCACTTGTGTAGGATCGCCCTTACCGAGCCTCCCGTTTGCCTTATTAGGCAGGCCACCCcgcctctcccaccacaacaaagACGCCGACCCCTTTCACCAGAGCCTCACAAAGCAGATAAAGCAACAAAGAGAGACCGAATCCCTCCTTTGTGTGCCACGTGGTTTTATATTTTTGTCCTGTCTTTTCTACAGTTCCTCCCCACTTCAACACCACACGCGCAATGTCGTCTCCACAGGGCTCACCAAACGACATGAACGCCCAGTCATACATGCTcgtccccaacctccacgtACCAGACGCAAACACCAGCGAGATGGACCTGAACAGCCACTCATGGATGATGGCCACCGTCAtcgaagatga